In Lutra lutra chromosome 5, mLutLut1.2, whole genome shotgun sequence, a single genomic region encodes these proteins:
- the LOC125099834 gene encoding LOW QUALITY PROTEIN: olfactory receptor 13G1-like (The sequence of the model RefSeq protein was modified relative to this genomic sequence to represent the inferred CDS: inserted 2 bases in 1 codon; substituted 1 base at 1 genomic stop codon) yields MNNSIVTEFMILGLTQKPELQRVLFIVFLLMYIVAFLGNALIVIAIIYNTTLHTPMXVFLLALAIVEIVCTTSIIPKMLVTILTSGRSISYESCMSQLFFFTWSLGAEMVLFTTMAYDRYVAICFPLHYRTIMNDHMCVTLLSITMVVAVTNSXVHTGLTLRLTFCGPNTIDHFFCEIPPVLSLSCSPVRINEIMVYVADITLAIGDFTLTCISYGFIIAAIFRIRTAEGKRKAFSTCSSHLIVVSLYYSPVIHTYIHPTSSYSFERDKVIAALYTLVTPTLNPIVYSFRNKEMQIGIQKVFPFLKH; encoded by the exons ATGAATAACAGCATTGTAACTGAGTTTATGATTCTGGGCCTCACCCAAAAACCTGAACTGCAAAGAGTTCTCTTCATTGTCTTTCTCCTCATGTACATTGTGGCCTTTCTTGGAAATGCACTGATTGTCATTGCCATCATCTATAACACCACTTTGCATACACccat tgttttccttttggcactggctattgtggaaattgtATGCACAACAAGCATTATACCAAAGATGCTGGTGACCATACTAACATCAGGAAGGAGTATTTCCTATGAAAGCTGCATGTCCCAGCTCTTCTTCTTCACATGGTCCCTAGGAGCTGAGATGGTTCTCTTCACCAcaatggcctatgaccgctatgtggccatctgtttCCCTCTTCACTACAGAACTATTATGAACGACCATATGTGTGTGACCTTGCTGAGCATTACCATGGTGGTTGCAGTAACTAATTCCTGAGTACACACTGGTCTCACCCTGAGGCTGACATTCTGTGGGCCAAACACCATTGACCACTTCTTCTGTGAGATACCCCCAGTGCTGTCTTTGTCCTGCAGCCCCGTTAGAATCAATGAGATTATGGTATATGTTGCTGATATTACCCTGGCCATAGGCGACTTCACACTCACCTGCATCTCCTATGGTTTTATCATTGCTGCCATTTTCCGCATCCGCACagcagaagggaagaggaaggcttTTTCAACATGCTCGTCCCATCTCATAGTGGTGTCCCTTTACTACTCCCCTGTAATCCACACCTATATCCACCCCACTTCCAGCTACTCATTTGAAAGAGACAAGGTGATAGCTGCACTCTATACTCTTGTAACCCCAACATTAAACCCAATTGTGTATAGTTTCCGAAACAAGGAGATGCAGATAGGGATTcagaaagtttttccatttctgaaacaTTAG